A window of the Scylla paramamosain isolate STU-SP2022 chromosome 34, ASM3559412v1, whole genome shotgun sequence genome harbors these coding sequences:
- the LOC135090137 gene encoding NADPH-dependent diflavin oxidoreductase 1-like encodes MEAPVSRSRLEINFMRLLDETQQMANGSKPKDWTFEKWVEGRRMTVLYGSQTGTAQEVAERIGREALRHFFQPTVLAMDDCPLERLTKETLAVFVAATTGQGDDPDNMRNFFKGLWSQRRNRQLLSHLKFGVLGLGDSSYQKFNYSAKRLNNLLVYLGGQPLLKIGLGDDQHDLGPEFVIDPWLENWWNKALELYPLAEGVKPLSSKIMLPPKYKLKVITNAPVDKNNCDRMTDTSQQQGEACASCPCLAEVTRNERVTSKDHFQEVRLIEFDTSEIKTKHKPGDVLMVQPQNLEEHVEEFINVLGLDPNLEFLLKLNDPNATLPLASVLPTPCTMKECVQKYFDIQAIPKRYFFEMLSYFTNDEMEKEKFEEFTTAEGQQALHDYCTRPKRSIMEVLADFPHTKKNIPLDYLFDLIPPIKPRPYSIASSSLAMPNRTQLLVAVVNYTTVLRRPRLGLCTNWLARQEVGTPIPVWIKSGTLTFPPLESEVVPPVVMIGPGTGCAPFRAYIQERVSSGASKGLVMVFGCRNKAKDYFFKDEWEGLVREDKLELYCAFSRDQEDKVYVQHVMRENAAHLWHLIGEQQARVYFAGNAKRVPIDVYEALTYICEHGRGAGQMDAEQYMKKEVEKRYQTETWA; translated from the exons atggaGGCTCCGGTGTCGCGGTCCAGGCTGGAAATTAACTTTATGCGACTACTGGATGAGACGCAACAGATGGCCAATGGCAGCAAACCCAAGGACTGGACGTTTGAGAAG TGGGTGGAGGGTCGGAGGATGACCGTGTTGTATGGGAGCCAGACAGGGACAGCTCAGGAAGTAGCTGAGAGAATTGGGAGGGAAGCTCTCCGGCACTTCTTCCAGCCCACAGTGCTGGCCATGGATGATTGTCCTCTGGAGAGACTGACGAAGGAGACGTTGGCAGTGTTTGTTGCTGCCACTACTGGCCAAGGTGACGACCCAGACAACATGAGGAACTTCTTCAAGGGTTTGTGGTCACAGCGAAGGAATCGACAACTTCTGTCTCACTTGAAGTTTGGTGTGCTAGGTCTAGGTGACTCATCTTACCAGAAGTTCAACTACTCAGCTAAGAGATTAAATAACTTGCTGGTGTATCTAGGAGGTCAACCTCTGCTGAAGATTGGCCTTGGAGATGACCAGCATGACCTGGGACCTGAGTTTGTCATTGATCCATGGCTTGAAAACTGGTGGAACAAAGCTTTGGAACTCTACCCACTTGCAGAGGGTGTTAAACCTCTAAGTTCAAAGATAATGTTGCCTCCAAAATACAAGTTAAAGGTGATAACAAATGCTCCTGTGGACAAAAACAACTGTGATAGGATGACAGACACATCACAGCAACAAGGAGAAGCGTGTGCATCATGTCCATGCCTTGCTGAGGTGACCAGGAATGAGAGGGTCACCTCTAAAGATCACTTTCAGGAAGTCAGATTAATAGAGTTTGATACAAGTGAGATCAAGACCAAACACAAGCCAGGTGATGTACTCATGGTTCAGCCACAGAATTTAGAAGAACATGTTGAGGAGTTTATCAATGTTCTTGGACTTGATCCTAACCTAGAGTTCTTATTAAAATTGAATGACCCTAATGCCACTCTCCCTCTGGCCTCTGTCTTACCAACTCCTTGTACTATGAAAGAATGTGTACAGAAATACTTTGATATACAAGCTATTCCTAAGAGATATTTCTTTGAGATGTTATCATACTTTACAAATgatgagatggaaaaggaaaaatttgaGGAATTCACCACAGCAGAAGGACAGCAAGCACTTCACGACTACTGCACCAGGCCCAAAAGGAGCATCATGGAGGTGTTAGCAGACTttccacatacaaaaaaaaatattcctctaGACTATTTATTTGATCTCATTCCTCCCATCAAGCCAAGACCTTATTCCattgcctcctccagccttgCCATGCCAAACAGGACCCAGTTACTTGTTGCTGTCGTCAACTACACCACAGTACTGCGACGGCCAAGGTTAGGTCTGTGCACCAATTGGCTGGCTCGGCAGGAGGTTGGAACCCCTATCCCAGTCTGGATCAAGTCTGGAACACTGACTTTCCCTCCCCTGGAGTCTGAAGTCGTACCACCAGTTGTGATGATTGGACCAGGAACAGGATGTGCCCCATTCCGTGCATACATTCAGGAGCGGGTCTCCAGTGGTGCCAGCAAGGGCCTAGTCATGGTGTTTGGGTGCAGGAACAAAGCCAAGGATTACTTCTTCAAGGATGAGTGGGAAGGGCTGGTCAGGGAGGACAAGCTAGAGCTTTACTGTGCATTCTCCAGGGACCAGGAAGACAAGGTGTATGTGCAGCATGTGATGAGGGAGAATGCTGCTCACCTGTGGCACTTGATAGGAGAGCAGCAGGCAAGGGTATACTTTGCTGGTAATGCCAAGAGAGTTCCCATTGACGTGTATGAAGCGCTGACCTACATCTGTGAGCATGGTCGTGGTGCAGGACAGATGGATGCTGAACAATATatgaagaaggaggtggagaagcgCTACCAGACAGAAACTTGGGCAtga
- the LOC135090138 gene encoding vesicle-trafficking protein SEC22b-like, giving the protein MVLMVMIARATDGLPLAASLQDDEQSGRGMLDYQNQAKMLFKKLTPNSPARCSIETGQYVFHYIIENDVCHLVLCERGFSKKTAFTFLEEMSSEFTSQHGHRVSQATRPYSCIEFDTYIQKLRRQYSDQRGRRHLHQLREDLNDVQRIMMENIDDVLQRGTALSDLENKATGLSSMSKNYHKDAQYLNMRSTFAKIAAGGVLTLVILLYFFVF; this is encoded by the exons atggtgctgatggtgatgatagcgCGGGCCACGGACGGCCTGCCCCTTGCCGCCTCCCTGCAGGATGATGAACAG TCTGGGCGAGGCATGTTGGACTACCAAAACCAGGCCAAGATGCTGTTCAAGAAGTTGACCCCCAACAGTCCTGCCAGATGTTCCATAGAGACTGGACAATATGTGTTCCA CTACATCATTGAGAATGATGTATGTCACTTGGTGCTGTGTGAACGAGGCTTCAGTAAAAAGACTGCATTCACCTTCCTGGAAGAAATGTCATCAGAATTCACGTCACAGCACGGTCACAGGGTCTCCCAAGCCACTCGGCCTTACTCCTGTATTGAGTTCG ACACGTACATACAGAAGCTACGCCGACAGTACAGTGACCAGCGAGGCAGGCGACACCTTCACCAGCTGCGAGAGGACCTGAATGATGTTCAGCGGATCATGATGGAGAATATTGATGATGTGCTGCAGCGGGGAACAGCTCTTTCAG ACCTTGAAAACAAAGCTACGGGACTCTCCAGCATGTCAAAAAACTACCACAAGGATGCACAGTACTTGAATATGAGATCCACTTTTGCCAAGATTGCTGCAGGAGGTGTGTTAACTCTAGTAATCctgctttatttctttgtcttctga
- the LOC135090139 gene encoding actin-related protein 2/3 complex subunit 4, translated as MSATLRPYLSAVRHTLSAAMCLQNFNSQVVERHNKPEVEVRSSKELLMTAVVVSRNEKEKVLIEPSINSIRISISIKQADDIERILCHKFMRFMMMRAENFIILRRKPVEGYDISFLITNFHTEQMFKHKLVDFVIHFMEEIDKEISEMKLAVNARARECAMEYLKRF; from the exons ATG TCTGCTACACTACGTCCATATCTGAGTGCTGTGCGGCACACGCTTTCTGCGGCAATGTGTCTTCAGAACTTCAATTCACAAGTTGTGGAAAGACATAATAAGCCAGAAGTTGAAGTTAG ATCGAGTAAAGAGCTGCTGATGACGGCTGTGGTGGTGAgcaggaatgagaaggaaaaagtcCTCATTGAGCCTTCTATCAATTCCATCAGAATCTCCATCTCCATCAAGCAGGCAGATGATATTGAACGCATCCTGTGCCACAAATTCATGAG ATTTATGATGATGAGGGCTGAAAACTTCATCATTCTTCGAAGGAAACCTGTTGAG GGTTACGacatttctttcctcattaCTAACTTCCACACGGAGCAAATGTTCAAGCACAAACTGGTGGACTTTGTGATTCATTTCATGGAGGAGATAGACAAGGAGATCTCAGAGATGAAGCTAGCTGTCAATGCTCGGGCCAGAGAGTGTGCCATGGAGTATCTAAAAAGG TTTTGA